DNA sequence from the Xenopus tropicalis strain Nigerian chromosome 4, UCB_Xtro_10.0, whole genome shotgun sequence genome:
CAGTTTCCTTCCTGGTCCTAAAGAGCAATGTCAACCAATACTCTCAATATTAGTGAAATTAGTCCCAATTTCTAATTCTGCGGTGCTTACAAAAAACCATAAACGTTTCCTTACAgtcaaaagtatgttcagcacaagaccTATATATTATCCAATGTTTAAAAAGAAGGCATACGGTCCCTTTAACCATGGCACTATGCTTCACACATGAGGCAGATGTGGCACAATAAGGCAAAGGCACCCAGCAACAAAGTGTCCCTAATTTGCAAATACTGCCAACCAGGATGTACTCTGTGGTTCAACCATGCAGATTCATGTACTGCTTAGAAAAGGTGgccaatagggatgcaccaaatccattattttggggaTTTGgcagaaccccaaatccttcgtgaacaatttggctgaataccgaactgacAATTGGACAAttgagggttaaaaaaaaaaaaatcacctgatTTTAAGAATTAGGTTTGGCGAGAGGCATAGATTTGTGTGAGAATCTtggcagaatcctggattcagtgcatcccagtGACCCAATTACTAGTGGATGTGAGGAAAGAAGCATTAGAGGCAGGTCCATTAGCCACCATCACCATGATCACTGCATCATTCCTACAGCCTGTGCGGGCCCTCCATCCCCTGCTCACTGTAATGTACCTGCTTTCACTCACACAGTGTAACATGCTGCTTTCATTCTCCCCCTCTCCCTGCTCATAGacatatggggcttatttattacagAGTGAAAGCCAACATCACtagggatgttgcccatagcaactaatcagcaattagatttgaacagttagagaacaaaagcaaagatctgacggTTACTATGGGCAATATCCCCAATAAGGTTACTAATTACACCCCCAGTGTAAATGCTGCTTTCACTCTTACACTTCACTCTATATATAGTGTAATTACCCACTGCAATGTACATGCTGGGATCTATATAGTACAGTGTATAAATTGCTTTTGTTTGACACAAGTAATGGAGTAGCAAGCCATGGTTATATAGTGTAGGCACCATGGCCATTGGTAAGATAATAACAAGGCGACACTGTCACACTGGAGGCTGTACAGCTACTGGGATGCACAAGGcccagaggattctgggagctgcagTTAACAGGGCAGGATGGAGAGGCTGGCATCCTATACACAGGCGCTGCCCATCGCCCAGGCATACAGTGCCCAGCCCTGCCGGCCCTACGCCCTAGGAAGGATCCCCTGCAGGACACAGCGCCGCCCCCACTCTCACCAAATGAGTTCAAGAAGTCGGCGATTTTCTTGATGCTGCTGGTGATCACCTCGATGTACTCCCGGTTGGCCCAATCCTGGTGAATCTCTCTCTGCACAGGATCCTCCTGACTGGCCATTTTAGCCTCTCTCCCTATCTATAGCACAGCCAAGGGAAAAATACAGCGTCACCTACTGCGCATGTCAGAACGGAAGCGCCCCCAGCCTTCACCAGTGGCCGCCATCTTTAAAGTGGACTCAAATGAATAATGCAAGCATCAAGAACATAAGTGAGACGTGAACAACCGGAAGTTACGGCTTATAAAGGTTCAAATAACAAATGTCACTATATTTGAGTGTTGTTCAAACCTGTGCTTTCCACCCCGAGTGGTTTTTACAAGCCGATACAAATATGTCTGCCGCTGCGTCGGTAGGCTCTTCTGCGCCTGCGTATCGGCCGAAGCGGAACTGACGTGCGGAATGATGACGGGCGTATGAAACAGGTAAGGGCTGGTGCAGGTGCAGGGGGTTATAAGCACAGGTATTATGGCGATTGGGTAGCTGCTGGATTGTGTAAATCCCCCGGGAACATGGGATTAGGCGTTTCGGCTGTCCGATAGTCGTGCGGGAATCCATTGACTCTGAAGCTCTCTGCAACACTCATGACGTAGCCTGGAGGTAGCGGTGATGTAATATGGCAGCTTTCTCTAGAGACCTTTATTCCCTGAAATCAAACACTGCATGCTGGGAGAGCGGATACTATCTTACAGGAATAGataataaagggtaactaaaattGCCTGTAATTAGGATGGCAGAGCAAATATGTTCATTGTTGGAGAGATACTACTTGAATGCACTGTATGATTAAGCACAACCATAAGCTGTTATTAGTTATAGGCTTCTTTCCTGTACTGTTTGCCTCATTATGGACTATGGATACTGAAGTTTATAGCTACCTGCTAGCTGCTAGCTGCCCCTTTACTAGTATGGGGGAAAACTGGCCAAAGGGCATTAACTCATAGCAGCCGGTTATTcggttttattttaataactaCATTAAACCAGTCAAAGCTAATGTTTTGTGTTTGAATGAAAAGAAATATTGGTGCAacaacatggtacaggtatggggcccgttatccagaatgctcggaaccttgggttttctggataaggggtctttctgtaatttggatctccacaacttaagtctactaaaagattatttaaccattaaataaacccaatagggctgttctgcccccaataaggggtaattatatcttagttgggatcaaatacaggtactgttttattattacagagaaaagggaatcatttaaccatgaaataaacccaatagggctgttctgcccccaataaggggtaattatatcttagttgggatcaagtacaggtactgttttattattacagagaaaaaggaaatacatttttaaaaattagaattatttgcttataatggagtctatgtgagctggcctttccataattcgaatgTGTTggtaatgtgtttctggataaccgattccatacctgtactgatattgttttacattaatgtttaattaaattatccttatacaggtattggaccccttatccggaaacccattatccagaaagttacgaattacggaaaggccatcttccatagactcccatagactcaattttaatcaaataatgcacattttaaaaactgatttcctttttctctgtaataataaaacagtacctgtacttgatcccaactaagatataattaatccttattgggggcagaacagccctattgggtttatttaatggttaaatgattcccttttctctgtaataataaaacagtacctgtacttgatcccaactaagatataattaccccttattgggggcagaacagccctattgggtttatttaatggttaaatgattcccttttctctgtaataataaaacagtacctgtacttgatcccaactaagatataattaccccttattgggggcagaacagccctattgggtttatttaatggttaaatgattcccttttctctgtaataataaaacagtacctgtacttgatcccaactaagatataattaccccttattggggcagaacagccctattgggtttatttaatggttaaatgattcccttttctctgtaataataaaacagtacctgtacttgatcccaactaagatataattaccccttattggagccaaaacaatcctattgggtttaattactaattactgtttaaataatgttttagcagacttaggtaggagatccgaattacggaaagaccccaggtcccaagcattctggataatgggtcctatacctgtacctgattGTGTGTTGTGTGATTTAACCATTTATGCAAATAGCAGAGCAGCAgcagtagtgattttttttttttttttcatttttatagtcaGCCACGTTCACCTACATGAATAGCCGATAGCAAATATGTGCCCAGATGGTTGGACTGGGCCCATATGTGACATCACAGTTATTTATTGTAAATATCCTTTAAATTGCCTTATGAATGCTGTTGGTGATTGTGCCTTCTTGGACATTTAGCTTACTAttctcttttcttctctttttatgCAGACCAGATTACCTTGTGCTGGAACTACCAGAATGAAAGTTACACACATGATTCTGACTTGGAGTTAGCCACCCAGCAGCGTGCACAAAACACAAAAACTGCTGTGTGAGTTGGTTGCAATTCAGTCATTAATTTAGAGTTCAATTAAATTATACTGTCATATGGAATATTACCTTAACTCATTTTATACCAGTTCAAACATTTGACTttcttcaaataaataaataaaaaaatatatgtatagttggttataataataattattacctATAATTAAGGGAGGAGCCATAATGATTACTGTCTGTTTCTCCTGTAATGTTATAGTGTCGGACTAGGACTATATCCTGAAGTAGTAATTTTAGGGGCATAAGCAATAAAGCAAATGTTATTGAACTGCTAAcatatttctctgttttttttcacCTCAGTTCAGTGTTTGACAGGAGAGGAGGGAATACGAAAAGGGGAATCCAAAGATTCAGCAGAGAGTTTGTAAGCAGCAATATCTAAGATGTTTTCTGATCTGGATTATGACTTTGAAGAGGACAAACTGTGAGTGGACTTGTTAATATACCCTTACCGTATGTGTGTGACCAGGTATCCTATCATAAGAGAGACACTTGTATGTTGTGTTCAGCCTCTCATAAGGAAGTAATACATGTTGTGTGCAGCCCAAGGAGTCACTTGTATGTTTGGTGCAGACTACAAAACGGCTCCCTTTTTTAGGTTTTACAGGACATACATAAGACTCCCATATGATATATAGACTGCAAAGGTTATACACAGGTCTCCCTTATGATAAGTTAAACACAATTATACAAGTGAAACCTTTATGGtaaaaagcacaaaatatataataaaggaaCAATGTGTATGTTATGTGCAacccatcttaaaggagaactaaaccttgcCTAGGTACAAACTGCCCTCCATCAACCCCCCTCACATCTCCCTTCTTGCACATCCTATTACACTGATAAGTGGCCCTATTTAAAATCCTGACCTAAAAAAGCAGCACAGCAGAGTACCTAGGCGCCATCTTCcgtccattagaaaatgcttctGTACTCGCCGTCTACCTAGgggaggtttagttctcctttaaacttgtaAGCATTCAGTAAAAACTCTGTTTATACTCAGTGCTGCTTTGATGGGAGTAGGGTGTCTATGCCACATTTACTGAGCCCTCAGGCCATTTGTTAAAAGAGAATTCTCGGTGTGGCCTTTTGTTCTCCTGATTCACCCaagaaactttttttaaaatctacattttataatatatagcTTGATTGACTGTGCATTCATTCAAAGCGTTTTGATTTTGTATAATATACAATAAGTTGTGTAGTTCAAGAATGGGATCTCTTCTGGAAACCATCTAGCATAGAGTTTATTTTAAGCAcgtaataatttttttcttttttctttttttaatggtttccattttctctgtaacagtaccttgtacttgatcgtaactaagctgcttgaatccatattggtggcaaaacaatcccattgggtttatttaatggctatatgattttttttttttttaaagtaatataagtatggtgatccaaattgaaTTGCCATTGGCATGAAGGGAAATGATACAGGGCATAATTTCCTCCACTTGGCTGAGCTAGAAATAAGCCAGGCAGCATCATGGCCTGAATTGCCTTACTGTGTCATTAGGGCATTTATTCCTTTTGTGCCTTATTTGATTAAATCTGCTGCTGGGGTGGTCGAAATGGATTAGGTAAGGATGTGTAAGTTGTATGTGTATGTAaggatatattgtatatagttatacaagttattgtatattatatatggtgTAAGTATATTGTACTTTTGTATATTGTGTAAGTTATTTCTATTATATTCTGTGTACTTGTATAATATATTCTTTTCCACAGTTATGTGACACGTCAACAGTGTTACCTATACAGTTTCATAGTTTTCAACTCACACTTTCAAATTAACAGGACtaacccaatatatatatatatatatatatatatatatatatatatatatatatatatatatatatatatatatatatatatatatatatatatatatatatatatatatatatatatatatatataatactaaatGATGTGTTTGTCATAAGAAATCTAAAGTCTCTATAGGGCTGCTGATGTTCCCTTTACCTTCTTACTCTATACAGAACTCACTTTATCTGTAACACCTTAAAGGATCAATAATACTAACAAAATTACCCACTTAACCCAAATTCACACTTTTGGAACTTCTCCATCATTTTTTTataagaatgattttttttttcttttttttaatgtaaaaaatattttcactttcacTTTGTAGGGCTATCTGGACCAAGCTTTGCATTTTCTAAATCACAACTGAAAACAATGGCCCTAAGACGGAATGGGTGGGTGTGCAATGGAACACAAATGCTCGAAGTAGAGGAGCGTTTCAATTCAACAAAATCAGGATGTTTTCTTTAAGGGAAACATCTTTCAAATGTTGCAAATGACTAGGATATCAGtacaaaataattgtaattttacaGTGTTAATGGTCCTTTAACATGTAGGTTTGAAGTAATCACATCCCTCACAACAATACCCTGATCCACTCGAATCCCCACCTGCTCTCAGTAAGCTCCACCCATTTTGGCTTTCTGTATAGCAGGGTCTTATGTTATGGGATACTCCTTTATGGATAAAGTTAGCATGTGTGCATACTTGGTACTAAGTTAAGATACATGAATTGAAGAGATACGTAGTAATGAGCAGAGATGGTACATGCTGCAGGCTACATGAGCACACATTGGAACTGACTTACTAATTCATACAGCATCTAGATATCACAGGTATCTGGAATTAAAAAGAgaattgtatgtattttatagCACCCCCAGCTGTTAACATAGGAAATATTCATCCTGCAGGTGGTCCATGCAAGGCAGGTGATCTCTTTActcttattattatcatttatgtaGCATTGACTTATCCTACATTGTTTATTATTAACATGAGTCCCAACCCCGGTGACACTCACAATCTAGGTTCCCTATGACCTCCACACAAGCTATtgtcagttttattaggagccagttaACTTTCTTGTATTCCACCCCAACATTAGGGAccttttagttgcataaaaaacagttgtactgccaaacagaacctcctataggctgccagtccacataggaactACCaaagagcccttatttggcaccctcatgaaaatttgtcatgcttgtgttgctccccaacatttgagtgtggctcacgggtaaaaaaggttggggatcccagctgTAGCTGATCTTCTGAAAGATGCACTGCAATTATACATTTTCTGTTCTATTTTCACTGTGTTCCTTTCTGCATTTCAGTGGGATTCCAACAGTCCCTGGAACAGTAACCCTCAAAAAGGACTCTCAGAATGTGATTGGGATCAGCATAGGCGGTGGAGCTCAGCACTGCCCCTGCCTTTATATAGTGCAGGTACATACTGCTTTATATATGCCTTTGTTGTGTATTACTACATTCATTGCAGTTCCTTCATTtttattcagtacaggtataggacccgttatccagaatgctcgggaccaagggtattccggataaggggtctttctgtaatttggatctccatacctttaagtctactaaaaaatcaataaaaaattaattaaaattaggCTCAAAATTTTTAACCATGTTGCACCTTTAAACAAATACATGATGTTGTGTCTGCTTTCCTGACCGccattgtacatttatttttaactttctaAACTCAACTCACAGGTATTTGACAACACCCCAGCCTCCTTGGATGGAACCATTGCTGCAGGAGATGAAATAACTGGAGTGAATGGAAAATCTGTTAAAGGCAAAACCAAAGTAGAAGTGGCAAAGATGATTCAGAATGTCAAGGTGAGAGCAAGCACTACTATCCAGTGGAGTGAATGAGGGACCTTTAGTAACCCTGCTCCTGAGGAAAATCCTTCTTAAAATCTTTGTCATGAGTTGAATATTTGCATCACACAAGGAATTCACTAAGCTTGAGAAATTTGTGTAGATTAGAATCTTAGTCTGTAAATTGGCAGTGAGCTGCCCCAGCAAGTGGATTTTTTGTAGTTGTTGCCAAATATTAAGTATAAGTACTAAAATCTGAATATGAGTGAGTTTCCCAGGACTGTTGAAGATGGTCAGTGTTCTCCCTGCTGATGTAAAGCAATCTCAGGACATGACACCCAATCAAAATCCTGATCTAACAGGGAATTTTTGGCACACTTTCGAAATTGAGATGCACTAGGTTCATCCAAACTAACCCAAGCAATCTCCCAAACGCTCCCTAACTGTCAAAAGCTGGGGCCTACTTTATACAAACTCTGTAATATGGGCAAAGTTGGCTCTGTCTGGTCTGTTTACCCAAAACAACCAAATGGAACTTTTATTATTTCACTGTACTAAACTTAAGTCTGAaatctgcctgctgattggttgcatttGTTTACAGGGTTTCTTGCTGATGAGCGTGATTggtaaggctagtgccacacatggctgattcttggcctgtggaaaaatgcaggcagagaatcagTCCCTACCCTGGCACCAGCCTGCTACATTGCCTGCACCCTGAAGCATTGTCTCCGCCCAGGTGCAGGCCAATGCTGTGGGTATCAGCCAAAAAACGTTGTATTTTCAGATTATATCTATTGCGTCCACCTGCACCCAGGCCGAGACAATGCTTCTGGTGCATGCAATGTAGGAGATGATTCTCTGCTTGCATTtttccgcaggccaagaatcagccttgtgtggcactagcctaagtaCAGACTTCTAGTCTTGTTTGTTGACTGGTAATAGGTAGACCCTTTGAAAAGGGAACAGAGAAATCTtgaataattttgtattcattgtttatttttagggAGAAGTGACTATTCACTACAACAAGTTACAAGCTGACCCCAAGCAGGGAAAGTCTCTggatattggtaaaaaaaaaaaaacccaaaaacatatATACTCCTTATGCTTGCTCTGTTATGCCTGTGTGTGACTTTTATTTTTGTGTCTTCATAGTCCTGAAAAAGGTGAAGCATCGGCTAGTGGAAAACCTGAGCTCCGGCACGGCAGATGCATTGGGTTTGAGTCGGGCCATCCTGTGTAATGGTAAATCACCTGTTTTAATAGTTATGCCTTGTCAGTTGGATCtactgttgtgtttttttaaggCATCCAAATATAACTTCTGCCCTTTCTTGACTTGACTGACAGTGTATGGGACCAAAGTTATTAGTTTTCGATTATGATGGAAAGATGAAATTAGCACTGGATGTTTCTTTTAGGTACCAAAGAAACACTTTTTAAAGAGACCTATAGCATAAGTGAAGCCCCCAAATCTTtcaggcaataataaataatatatggtgccagTTTCAATCTGGGCTAAAAataatcattatctttaaaaatggtatCTTTATTGGAACTCCCCATAGGGGATGGGTGTGGGTGTGTTGCagtggtccctgccagaagcaccgtaagagggggatagccaatcacagccctgcagtcacacaagaaaatacaggctttagttccctctCAGGTCCAcctaattggttcctatcctacagtgcagtgtgctgagagcTGCAACCACCCCCCCatgaagtggaacagatgggtgggacttaGGGTTTTTAgagacattttaataaatgagtagaatGCAccggcacattcttgtttttctacacaatatgtcccctttaaagaccTGGCAAATTGACTGTGTCCCTGCATGTATTGACTGCAATGGATTTTTTGTATAAGGCTTTTTTTGGTGCAATGACCTGGAATTATTTCCACTGTAAACTTCACTGGTGGTTTCATTAGGTTGGTTAAATGTATGCTGCCCGTATTCAGTTTTAGCAactatttatttctttttgtcttttaGATGGTTTAGTTAAAAGACTGGAAGAACTTGAAAAAACAGGGGAATTTTATCGAGGTAAGCGGATTGCTGGCACACCGAGAACCTGTTTATCCAGTGCGGTGCCATGTTTATTCTGCCTTAGGCAAGTGTCACACCGATGTTGTGACCCGAGGGGACACTGTTAACTGGTACTCGCTCATCTTGTACAGCTCTAGTACCAAATGCTGTGAGGGTTGGGCTGTAGGCCTTGTCTGTTATGGGATAGCCTCTTCTGCTGGCTTAGGGCTGACAGGGTAGCTTTTATTTCTATGCACCGTCCTGGTAGTGTAACAAGAAACCTGGAAAGCTATTGATCTGTTCCATTTGTCATTAAAGAACAATCTCCTCTTTTACCCTTTACTATTATAATTGGAAACCTGTTATAAGTAACTTTTTGCTTGgccttaattttttaaaaattatgtttggAAATATGATCCACCATTTTTAGCTTTTTTCCAGCTTGcaactgcaaatagtctcagtTGATGGCTACATTTAGCAAGCAAAACCAGATTATGTGGCTTCGGTTTTagtgttctcttttttttttttttattgcttctgTCTCCGTTCATGGCTTTCCTGTATCTACTTAATTCTGACTTTGTAACAGCTGCCTTGTTGCTAAGATAAATAAAACCTAGTAACCAGAGAGCCATTTGAATTTCAAGCGTtaggtttaaagaaaaaaaaaattgtataatctGTCTTACTAAAATCAGTTTTAAGATGCACTGACCCTTTATACACTATAGGGAAACTGGTCATGTGACACTAGCTTTGAGCTGCaatgacacctgtattgcttcTCTTTTCCCCTTTAGCTTTGCATTCCCCTTTATCCATCGGTACATAGTTCTCATAAGACGTCTAGTTTAATCACCGATAATAACCTGCATGATTTCTGTCATTGACATTGACCGGTATCTCTTTCTCAACAAGGTATGATGGAACACACCAAGCGCCTCTTAAGATCTTTCTTCGAGCTTTCCCAGACACACAGAGGTAATATTTTATTTGACATACTGGGGCaaaaatttaaaatgttactaaaaactaaagggattctatcatgtaTCTCCTGCATGGAGATCTgttttttcaaaagcacaaacagattttttttatatttcattttgaaatttcacatggggctagccatattcttcgttTCCCATGGTGTTGCAGCCATTTCTAATACCCACAATTCACAcggacaccaaaaaaaaaaaaaagatattttcagatttgtcacccacaggtATTGCAGATTTCCAACATTTGGATAGTCACATTTAAACCACATTGCTTGCTGCAATGTATTTTCCATTCAGTAATCCGCAACACATTGGGTGACAtcttaaatacagtgagaggcagtgggaactTCATTCCGAAATACATTAAATGCATTAAGAAACGGTAGGAACTTTAgctccaaatacattatatacagtgagatgcaatgGTTTTTGGCACCTCACaccacccttaaggtccccatacactataagatccgctcgcttggcgatgtcgccaagcgagcggatctttacccgatatccccacctacaggtgggcgatatcgagtaggaagttgctttaaaaaaaaaaataatccgatcgtttggccctggggccaaacgatcggattacagttgcggccatggggcagtctgttcggggaccgcatcaacgagccgatgcggtccccgatccgactggactttctaacctggccgatcgatatctggccaatttcaggccagatatcggtcggccaggccgctcgtttcttcccaagggaccgatatcggcagcttctatcggcacgtgtatgggggcctttactctgTAGAAGGTTTCTGCATTGTATAGATCAAAATAAAGTCAGAAATTGTTTGCCTTGCTAAAAATGCTTCCgagccccacctagtggtagatatgagagtTGCACACAAGCAGAAGAAACAGAACCAGGACCCCAGGACTTATCCAGATATTATTGAATAGGAGAAATGGTAGCTCTCAAATAAGTGTCTTTGTGCAATGCTGGTTCATACTGAAAGCTCAGGATCGTGCACAATCTGCTGATAAGGCTGCTTGCACACTGGTATAACAGCTATAAAaattgcaatgtacacagtgtaatttagtaataaaaaccaccccataaacatcatgacatgggaaaagttgcttagaatagatcTATGTAAACTTATCGATAGTTAATGTAcaggtgaagttccccttgaCTGACTTTGTGTTCACATACTCCTCTGTCCTGTTGCTTTGCTCTGCATTTTGTACCATTAGTGATAACCGGTGCACGTGTAACATTATCTGAAATCTTTTTG
Encoded proteins:
- the brk1 gene encoding protein BRICK1 — protein: MASQEDPVQREIHQDWANREYIEVITSSIKKIADFLNSFDMSCRSRLATLNEKLTALERRIEYIEARVTKGETLT